In a single window of the Dinghuibacter silviterrae genome:
- a CDS encoding heme exporter protein CcmB: MSSSAKILRLLRKDILLEIRQQYALYGILLYVASTIFVLYMAMGRPEADVWNGLFWMIQLFICVNAVAKSFLQDSRERMLYFYNIAGPVDFILSKLLYNLLLMLTMSLLSLLVFTLLLGAPMMRPGLFLGITCLGGISLSLVFTLLAAIASKARQQAALLAILGFPLIIPQIMLLVRLSRDAFGEVFRAGAVWKITALLVGFDGMVVLLSIILFPFLWKD; the protein is encoded by the coding sequence ATGTCCTCCAGCGCCAAGATCCTCCGGCTCCTCCGTAAAGACATCCTTCTGGAGATCCGCCAGCAATATGCCCTGTATGGCATCCTATTATACGTCGCGTCGACCATCTTCGTCCTGTATATGGCCATGGGCCGGCCCGAAGCGGACGTCTGGAACGGGCTTTTCTGGATGATCCAGCTTTTTATATGTGTCAACGCCGTGGCCAAAAGCTTCCTCCAGGACTCCCGGGAAAGGATGCTCTATTTCTATAACATCGCCGGACCGGTCGACTTTATCCTGTCCAAGCTGCTATACAACCTGCTTTTGATGTTGACCATGAGCCTGTTAAGCCTCCTGGTCTTTACCCTCCTGCTGGGCGCCCCGATGATGAGACCCGGGCTTTTCCTGGGGATTACCTGTCTGGGCGGGATCAGCCTCAGCCTGGTGTTTACCCTGCTGGCCGCCATTGCCTCCAAGGCCCGCCAGCAGGCCGCGTTACTCGCGATCCTGGGGTTCCCCCTGATCATCCCGCAGATCATGCTCCTGGTCCGCCTTTCCAGGGACGCCTTTGGGGAGGTCTTCCGTGCCGGGGCCGTATGGAAAATAACCGCGCTCCTGGTGGGTTTCGACGGTATGGTCGTCCTGCTGTCCATCATTCTTTTCCCCTTTTTATGGAAAGATTGA
- a CDS encoding type I restriction enzyme HsdR N-terminal domain-containing protein, translating to MIHITYPDYAHAIREEDGAPVILDPVRRKWVRLTPEEWVRQNFLQYLLQVQGYPSSLVSVEKEILVGERRKRYDIVVFDRDTRPWLLVECKETSVALGPDTLEQALRYHIQVPVRYIAITNGHYTYAWEKREGRLSEMTALPSWE from the coding sequence ATGATCCACATCACCTATCCCGACTATGCGCATGCCATCCGCGAGGAAGACGGAGCCCCTGTCATCCTCGACCCGGTCCGTCGCAAATGGGTCCGGCTCACACCGGAGGAGTGGGTGCGTCAGAACTTCCTGCAATATCTTCTACAGGTGCAGGGGTATCCGTCGTCTTTGGTTTCTGTGGAAAAGGAAATCCTTGTGGGCGAGCGCCGCAAGCGATACGACATCGTCGTTTTTGACCGCGATACCCGGCCCTGGTTGCTCGTGGAATGTAAGGAGACCTCCGTTGCGCTGGGGCCGGATACATTGGAACAGGCGTTGCGGTACCACATCCAGGTGCCGGTGCGGTACATCGCGATCACCAACGGGCATTACACGTATGCGTGGGAAAAACGGGAGGGGAGGCTGTCGGAAATGACGGCGCTCCCCTCCTGGGAATAA
- a CDS encoding AMP nucleosidase: protein MIQKDDIVHNWLPRYTGAPLESFGKYILLTNFSNYVKLFAEWHHVPIIGPDRPMQCATADNITIINFGMGSPGAATIMDLLTAIKPEAVLFLGKCGGLKKRNKLGDLILPIAAIRGEGTSDDYFPPEVPALPAFALQKAVSTTIRDYAVDYWTGTVYTTNRRVWEHDEEFKEYLQEIRAYAIDMETATIFTVGFHNKIPTGALLLVSDQPMIPEGVKTEESDKLVTASFVERHLHIGIDSLKQLINNGLTVRHLRF, encoded by the coding sequence ATGATTCAGAAAGACGACATTGTCCACAACTGGCTCCCCCGGTATACCGGGGCGCCCCTTGAAAGCTTCGGCAAATACATCCTGCTGACCAACTTCAGCAACTATGTAAAGCTCTTCGCCGAGTGGCATCATGTTCCCATCATTGGCCCGGACCGGCCGATGCAGTGCGCCACCGCCGACAACATCACCATCATCAACTTCGGCATGGGCAGCCCCGGGGCGGCCACCATCATGGATTTACTTACGGCGATAAAGCCGGAGGCGGTGCTTTTCCTTGGGAAATGCGGCGGGTTGAAAAAACGCAACAAGCTGGGCGACCTTATCCTCCCGATCGCCGCGATCCGCGGGGAAGGGACCTCGGACGACTACTTCCCGCCGGAAGTACCCGCCCTCCCCGCGTTCGCCCTTCAAAAAGCCGTCTCCACCACCATCCGTGACTACGCCGTCGACTATTGGACCGGCACCGTGTACACCACCAACCGCCGCGTATGGGAACACGACGAGGAGTTCAAGGAATACCTTCAGGAGATCCGCGCCTATGCGATCGACATGGAAACCGCGACGATCTTTACCGTGGGCTTTCACAACAAGATCCCCACGGGCGCGCTGCTCCTGGTCAGCGACCAGCCTATGATCCCCGAGGGTGTCAAAACAGAGGAAAGCGACAAGCTTGTCACGGCCTCCTTTGTCGAACGCCACCTTCATATCGGCATCGACTCCCTCAAACAGCTCATCAACAACGGGCTGACCGTCCGGCACCTGCGGTTTTAA
- a CDS encoding Glu/Leu/Phe/Val family dehydrogenase codes for MSGTQPLSFFESVEKSFDKAAQFTHWNPGVLEQIKACNAVYRMRFPVKMDDGRIEVIEAYRVQHSHHKLPCKGGIRFAAEVNQDEVMALASLMTYKCAIVNVPFGGGKGGIKVNPKKYSSFELEKITRRYTAELVKKNFIGPGIDVPAPDYGTGEKEMAWILDTYASIHAGEVDAMACVTGKPVSQGGVRGRKEATGLGVFFGIREVCHIPELMEKVGLTPGVEGKRVVVQGLGNVGYHSAYFFSKAGAKIIGLAEYEGSIYNEDGLDIDAVVEHRKATGSILNFPGAKNFAKNIDALEMDCDILIPAALEQVITGENAPRVKARIIGEAANGPLTPEADEIFIQKGTLVIPDMYLNAGGVTVSYFEWLKNLSHVRYGRMEKRFTENLNTHILTQMEELTGKQVTQKEKTLIMHGPDEIDLVHSGLEETMITATQEVMQVWRDNPNIPDMRTAAYVVAINKVATSYAELGIFP; via the coding sequence ATGTCAGGTACACAGCCACTCTCCTTTTTTGAAAGCGTAGAAAAAAGTTTTGACAAGGCAGCCCAGTTTACCCACTGGAACCCGGGGGTCCTGGAACAGATTAAGGCCTGTAACGCCGTTTACCGGATGCGTTTCCCCGTAAAAATGGACGACGGGCGCATCGAGGTCATCGAAGCCTACCGTGTCCAACACTCCCACCACAAATTACCCTGTAAAGGCGGGATCCGTTTCGCCGCCGAAGTGAACCAGGACGAAGTCATGGCCCTCGCTTCGCTCATGACCTACAAATGCGCCATCGTCAACGTCCCCTTTGGCGGGGGCAAAGGCGGTATCAAGGTCAATCCCAAAAAATACAGCTCCTTTGAGCTCGAAAAGATCACCCGCCGCTACACCGCCGAGCTCGTCAAAAAGAACTTTATAGGCCCCGGCATCGACGTACCCGCGCCCGACTACGGAACCGGGGAAAAAGAAATGGCCTGGATCCTCGACACTTATGCTTCCATCCACGCGGGTGAAGTCGACGCCATGGCTTGTGTTACCGGCAAACCCGTTTCCCAGGGAGGCGTGCGCGGCCGTAAGGAAGCCACCGGTCTGGGCGTATTCTTTGGCATCCGTGAGGTTTGCCATATTCCGGAATTGATGGAAAAAGTGGGGCTGACGCCCGGTGTCGAAGGCAAACGCGTTGTTGTGCAAGGCCTGGGTAATGTGGGTTACCATTCCGCCTACTTCTTCTCCAAGGCCGGCGCCAAGATCATCGGCCTCGCCGAATACGAAGGGTCCATCTATAACGAGGACGGCCTCGACATCGACGCCGTCGTCGAACACCGCAAAGCCACCGGCTCGATTCTTAATTTCCCCGGCGCCAAAAACTTTGCAAAAAACATCGACGCCCTCGAAATGGACTGCGACATCCTCATCCCCGCCGCCCTCGAACAGGTGATCACCGGTGAGAATGCCCCCCGCGTCAAGGCCCGCATCATCGGCGAAGCCGCCAACGGCCCCCTCACCCCCGAAGCCGACGAAATCTTTATCCAAAAAGGGACCCTCGTCATCCCCGACATGTACCTCAACGCCGGTGGTGTAACGGTCTCCTATTTCGAGTGGCTCAAAAACCTCAGCCACGTCCGCTACGGCCGTATGGAAAAACGCTTTACCGAAAACCTCAACACCCACATCCTCACCCAGATGGAAGAGCTGACGGGCAAACAGGTGACCCAAAAGGAAAAGACGCTCATCATGCACGGCCCCGACGAGATCGACCTCGTCCACAGCGGGCTCGAAGAAACGATGATCACCGCTACGCAGGAGGTGATGCAAGTATGGCGCGACAATCCCAACATCCCGGATATGCGCACCGCGGCATACGTAGTAGCGATCAACAAAGTCGCCACCTCTTACGCCGAACTGGGCATCTTTCCATAG
- a CDS encoding 3-deoxy-D-manno-octulosonic acid transferase gives MYRTFIFLYPLFVRLASLWNPKARGWVRGRKGLLEDLESRFRGENRPVAWFHCASLGEFEQGRPLIEGLRKTHPGVCILLTFFSPSGLEISKKYTGADVICYLPMDGPRNARAFLQAVKPAIAVFVKYEFWHFYLSALRRTGVPTLLASAVFRADQPFFRWYGGFWRKMLGCFTRIFVQDQVSLELLAGLGLTDRIQWSGDTRFDRVLELTGAALPALAGAASPHDLAGGATLPATAAPHAPAAARPLDPALAPAAAFSGDGPVIVAGSTWDEDEKELVHFARTHPHIRFILAPHEISKEHIRAIQHAFPESVPYSTYTPGTHARCLIIDNIGMLSRLYQLGTITFVGGGFGGDGVHNVLEAAVWGKPVVFGPIFDKYREATELIEAGGGFTVDNALALESCFRQLLDHPDTLAAAGQAARAYVEREAGATGRILSYIQEMDVWVRPKNVS, from the coding sequence ATGTACCGGACCTTCATTTTTTTATATCCCTTATTCGTACGGCTCGCCTCCCTATGGAACCCCAAGGCCCGCGGGTGGGTCCGGGGAAGAAAAGGCCTCCTGGAGGACCTGGAAAGCCGTTTCCGGGGGGAAAACCGGCCCGTGGCCTGGTTCCACTGCGCGTCCCTCGGCGAATTCGAACAGGGAAGACCCCTCATCGAAGGCCTCCGGAAGACCCACCCCGGGGTCTGCATCCTCCTCACGTTTTTCTCCCCTTCCGGTCTGGAGATCAGCAAAAAGTACACCGGCGCCGACGTCATCTGCTATCTGCCCATGGACGGCCCCCGCAACGCCCGCGCCTTCCTGCAGGCCGTAAAGCCCGCCATCGCCGTCTTTGTCAAATATGAATTCTGGCATTTTTACCTCTCCGCTCTCCGGCGCACCGGGGTCCCCACCCTCCTGGCCAGCGCCGTCTTCCGCGCCGACCAGCCCTTTTTCCGCTGGTATGGGGGATTTTGGAGGAAAATGCTCGGGTGTTTTACCCGGATCTTTGTGCAGGACCAGGTGTCCCTGGAGCTTTTAGCCGGCCTGGGCCTGACGGATCGCATCCAATGGAGTGGTGATACTCGATTCGACCGGGTACTGGAGCTTACCGGTGCCGCGCTCCCCGCACTTGCCGGGGCCGCATCGCCGCACGACCTTGCCGGTGGTGCGACGCTCCCGGCGACCGCCGCGCCCCACGCCCCCGCGGCGGCCCGGCCACTGGACCCCGCCCTCGCACCGGCCGCCGCCTTCTCCGGGGACGGCCCCGTCATCGTCGCCGGCAGCACCTGGGACGAGGACGAAAAGGAACTCGTCCACTTCGCGCGGACCCACCCCCATATCCGGTTTATCCTCGCCCCCCACGAAATCAGCAAGGAACATATACGTGCCATCCAGCACGCCTTCCCCGAAAGCGTACCTTACTCGACCTATACCCCCGGCACCCACGCCCGCTGCCTGATCATCGACAACATCGGTATGCTGTCCCGGCTCTACCAGCTCGGCACCATCACCTTTGTCGGCGGTGGTTTCGGGGGAGACGGCGTCCACAACGTCCTGGAGGCCGCCGTTTGGGGCAAACCCGTTGTGTTCGGCCCCATCTTCGACAAATACAGGGAAGCCACCGAGCTCATCGAGGCCGGTGGCGGGTTCACGGTGGACAATGCCCTGGCACTGGAAAGCTGTTTCCGCCAACTGCTCGACCACCCCGACACCCTTGCCGCGGCCGGACAGGCCGCAAGGGCATACGTAGAGCGGGAGGCTGGCGCCACCGGGCGCATCCTTAGTTATATACAGGAAATGGACGTATGGGTCAGGCCGAAAAACGTCTCCTGA
- a CDS encoding DegT/DnrJ/EryC1/StrS family aminotransferase — translation MRAIQMVDLQQQYARIKDQIDEGIREVLDTARYINGPAVQSFAHELAEYLGVKNVIPCANGTDALQIVLMALRLERGDEVITPSFTYIATTEVVALLGLTPVFVEVDPKTFCIDPKALEAAITPRTKAIVPVHLYGQAAPMAEILAVADKHGIPVIEDNAQAIGSTYTFPDGTTKKTGTLGLAGCTSFFPSKNLGCYGDGGAICTDDDALAAKLRMIANHGQSKQYYHDVVGCNSRLDSIQAAILRVKLKELDGYIAARRKVADFYDAAFAGHAKIRTPYRAPYTHHVFHQYTLQLEGADRGGLNTFLASRQIPSMIYYPVPGHRQQMFAGKGGVMPHLPVTDDLTTKVISLPMHTELDDQQLFHITGSVLEYLNA, via the coding sequence ATGCGCGCGATACAAATGGTAGACCTTCAGCAACAGTATGCCCGGATCAAGGATCAGATCGACGAGGGCATCCGGGAGGTCCTGGACACGGCCCGGTATATCAACGGTCCGGCGGTTCAGTCTTTTGCGCATGAGCTGGCGGAATACCTGGGTGTGAAAAATGTGATCCCGTGTGCCAACGGGACGGACGCGCTCCAGATCGTTTTGATGGCCCTGAGGCTGGAACGGGGGGATGAGGTCATCACGCCGAGCTTTACCTATATCGCCACGACCGAGGTGGTGGCCCTGCTGGGGCTAACGCCGGTTTTTGTGGAGGTGGATCCGAAGACCTTTTGCATAGACCCGAAGGCGCTGGAAGCGGCCATTACCCCGAGGACCAAGGCCATTGTCCCCGTCCATTTGTACGGACAGGCGGCACCCATGGCGGAGATCCTGGCGGTGGCGGACAAGCATGGCATCCCGGTGATCGAGGATAATGCGCAGGCGATCGGCTCGACGTATACCTTCCCGGACGGGACCACCAAAAAGACCGGCACGCTGGGGCTGGCGGGTTGCACGTCCTTTTTCCCCTCCAAAAACCTGGGCTGCTATGGGGACGGGGGTGCGATCTGCACGGACGACGACGCGCTGGCGGCTAAGCTGAGGATGATCGCCAACCATGGCCAGAGTAAACAATATTACCACGACGTCGTGGGCTGCAATTCGCGGCTGGATTCTATCCAGGCGGCGATCCTGCGGGTCAAGCTGAAGGAACTGGACGGGTACATTGCCGCCCGGAGGAAGGTGGCGGATTTCTATGACGCTGCTTTTGCGGGGCATGCCAAGATCAGGACGCCTTACCGGGCGCCGTATACGCACCATGTTTTTCACCAGTATACGCTCCAACTGGAAGGGGCGGACAGGGGCGGGTTGAATACCTTCCTGGCGTCCAGGCAGATCCCGTCGATGATCTACTACCCGGTACCGGGTCACCGGCAGCAGATGTTCGCCGGAAAGGGCGGCGTGATGCCTCACCTGCCCGTGACGGACGACCTGACCACGAAGGTCATCTCCCTGCCCATGCATACGGAGCTGGACGATCAACAACTGTTTCACATTACGGGTTCTGTATTGGAATATTTGAACGCTTAA
- a CDS encoding thymidine kinase, producing the protein MFIEPHWTGGERRGWIEVICGSMFSGKTEELIRRLKRARIAHQKTEIFKPSIDTRYAERDIVSHDERHIPSTPIDNSQEILLLSQDMDVVGIDEAQFFDAELPFVCDQLALQGMRVIVAGLDMDFKGNPFGPMPALLAKADYITKLHAICVCCGHIASYSYRKVSAKGQLLLGEAESYEPRCRKCYTAGPAADRRAG; encoded by the coding sequence ATGTTTATTGAACCGCACTGGACAGGAGGTGAAAGAAGAGGATGGATCGAAGTCATCTGCGGGTCGATGTTCTCAGGAAAAACCGAGGAGTTGATCCGTCGCCTCAAACGCGCCCGGATCGCCCATCAGAAAACAGAAATTTTCAAACCGTCCATCGATACCCGTTACGCCGAAAGAGACATTGTATCCCACGACGAACGCCACATTCCCTCCACTCCCATCGATAACTCCCAGGAGATCCTTTTATTGTCACAGGACATGGACGTCGTCGGCATAGACGAGGCCCAGTTCTTCGACGCCGAACTCCCTTTCGTGTGTGACCAGCTCGCCCTACAGGGCATGCGGGTCATCGTGGCCGGTCTTGACATGGACTTCAAGGGCAACCCATTCGGTCCGATGCCCGCCCTTCTGGCTAAGGCCGATTACATCACCAAGCTACACGCCATTTGCGTCTGCTGCGGTCACATCGCCTCCTATTCTTATCGCAAGGTCTCCGCCAAGGGGCAGTTGCTCCTCGGCGAAGCCGAATCCTACGAGCCGCGCTGCCGCAAATGCTACACCGCGGGACCGGCAGCCGACCGCCGTGCCGGGTAA
- a CDS encoding CcmD family protein, with protein sequence MTRRLTSVFLLIGLSVRAIAQDTAQNQGFMESSGKIRVVMAVCLVILIGLILYLFRLDRKISRLEKK encoded by the coding sequence ATGACGCGTAGATTGACGAGTGTCTTCCTGCTGATCGGCCTTTCCGTACGGGCAATTGCCCAGGATACGGCTCAAAATCAAGGTTTTATGGAATCAAGCGGGAAGATCAGGGTCGTCATGGCCGTTTGCCTGGTCATACTGATCGGCCTTATTTTATACCTGTTCCGGCTTGACCGGAAGATCTCCCGTTTGGAGAAAAAGTAA
- a CDS encoding cytochrome c biogenesis protein, translating to MHAHFLDIMMRQYWWKIVSVVLLLYTFTAGFLTPVPDLGNLHQSIRNLYFHVPMWAAMMTLFSVSVVNAVLYLRKPDPAYDLRSSRYAGTGMIFSLLGLVTGMIWARYSWGEFWSNDPKQLGTAIAILIYLAYGVLRNSITDLDKRGRVSAVYNIFAYCILFPTIFILPRMVQSLHPGGQGVEGNPGLGGDNLDPIMARVFFPAMIGWSLLAVWIASLQVRYSILHEKATNHDA from the coding sequence TTGCACGCACATTTTCTGGACATTATGATGCGGCAGTATTGGTGGAAAATAGTCTCGGTCGTCCTGCTTCTGTACACTTTTACAGCGGGATTCCTGACACCGGTGCCGGACCTGGGGAACCTCCACCAGTCCATTCGGAATCTTTATTTCCACGTACCGATGTGGGCTGCCATGATGACCCTTTTTTCGGTTTCGGTGGTCAATGCGGTGCTGTACCTGCGCAAACCCGATCCGGCCTACGACCTCCGTTCTTCCCGGTATGCCGGAACCGGGATGATCTTCAGCCTGTTGGGCCTTGTGACCGGGATGATCTGGGCCCGGTATTCGTGGGGCGAGTTCTGGAGCAACGACCCCAAGCAACTCGGTACCGCCATTGCCATCCTGATCTACCTGGCCTATGGCGTATTAAGGAATTCCATTACCGACCTCGACAAAAGGGGCCGGGTCAGTGCTGTGTATAACATTTTTGCATACTGTATTCTTTTCCCTACCATCTTTATCCTGCCCAGGATGGTCCAGTCCCTGCACCCCGGCGGTCAGGGCGTGGAAGGCAACCCGGGGCTCGGGGGCGACAACCTCGACCCCATCATGGCACGGGTGTTCTTCCCGGCCATGATCGGATGGAGCCTTCTGGCGGTCTGGATCGCCAGCCTCCAGGTACGGTACAGCATCCTTCATGAAAAAGCGACGAACCATGACGCGTAG
- a CDS encoding DUF5690 family protein: protein MSLRKLYSHPAWVTIAAFGTYFCMYGFRKPYTAATYAHSAFLHLDYKVLLVISQTLGYALAKWIGIKVVSEATRGRRLLLLVALIALAEVMLLLFGATPRPWNIVCLLLDGLCLGIVYGLVLGFLEGRRNTEALVAGLCTSFILADGVTKTVGSLLLQRGVPENWMPACAGALFLVPTLLFIGMLSRVPAPSMADIAHRSERVPMPAAIRRRFFRAYAPGMTGIVLIYLFVTLLRGLRADFAPEIWKGLGYRQDPALFTQSELLVSLGVLVTSGLTIYMWNHYRAFRFSLLSGLTGFILLPLSVWALVHGLDKFTFMVLIGLGVYLPYVAVHTTLIERLMPLTRERGTSGFLMYVADSVGYTGYILLMLFRYLAPPGESILHLLLRACLVLGVAGAGVVLFTGVYFHRRFAARPGPVPVEAAVA from the coding sequence ATGAGCCTGCGCAAGCTGTACAGTCACCCTGCCTGGGTGACCATCGCCGCCTTCGGGACCTACTTTTGCATGTATGGTTTCCGCAAGCCCTACACCGCAGCTACCTACGCGCACAGCGCCTTTCTTCACCTCGATTATAAGGTCCTCCTGGTCATCAGCCAGACCCTCGGTTATGCATTGGCCAAGTGGATCGGCATCAAGGTCGTCTCCGAGGCCACCCGGGGCCGTCGCCTGCTCTTGCTCGTAGCGCTCATCGCCCTGGCGGAAGTCATGTTGTTGCTCTTTGGCGCCACGCCCCGTCCCTGGAACATCGTTTGCCTTTTGCTCGACGGGCTTTGTCTGGGCATCGTTTATGGCCTGGTGCTTGGTTTCCTCGAAGGAAGACGGAATACCGAGGCCCTGGTGGCCGGTCTTTGCACCAGCTTTATCCTGGCCGACGGTGTTACCAAAACGGTGGGCAGCCTGCTCCTTCAGCGGGGCGTGCCCGAAAACTGGATGCCCGCCTGTGCGGGCGCGCTTTTCCTCGTCCCCACCCTTTTGTTTATCGGGATGCTCAGCCGTGTCCCCGCCCCTTCCATGGCGGACATAGCCCACCGGTCCGAACGCGTCCCCATGCCGGCGGCCATCCGGCGGCGTTTTTTCCGCGCCTATGCCCCGGGGATGACGGGCATCGTCCTCATCTATCTTTTCGTCACCCTTCTCCGCGGCCTGCGCGCCGACTTTGCCCCCGAAATCTGGAAGGGCCTGGGATACCGCCAGGATCCCGCCCTTTTTACCCAATCCGAACTCCTGGTCTCCCTCGGGGTCCTGGTCACGAGTGGCCTGACGATCTATATGTGGAACCACTACCGCGCCTTCCGTTTCTCCCTCCTCTCCGGCCTCACCGGTTTTATCCTCCTCCCGCTGTCCGTCTGGGCCCTCGTACACGGCCTTGACAAATTTACTTTTATGGTGCTGATCGGGCTGGGCGTCTACCTCCCGTACGTGGCCGTCCACACCACCCTCATCGAACGCCTGATGCCGCTGACCCGGGAACGCGGCACCAGCGGCTTCCTGATGTATGTCGCCGATTCGGTGGGCTACACCGGGTATATCCTGCTGATGCTTTTCCGTTACCTGGCCCCGCCCGGGGAGTCCATCCTCCACCTGCTGTTGCGCGCCTGCCTTGTCCTCGGTGTCGCGGGAGCGGGGGTTGTGCTTTTTACCGGGGTTTACTTCCACCGCAGGTTTGCGGCGCGGCCGGGGCCCGTGCCGGTAGAGGCGGCGGTCGCGTAA
- a CDS encoding dipeptide ABC transporter ATP-binding protein: protein MPLLRIQHLQATFPGQPQPALQDISLDIDRGEWVALVGESGSGKSVTALSVLGLIPQARYPSGAILLERPSGGAAAGADPQVQAPTGAPPTLDLLHAAPDTLRHIRGREVSMIFQEPMTSLNPVFTCGFQIAETLRTHLGLTAREAKERAREALADVLLQDVLYDRYPHQLSGGQKQRVMIAMAICCRPALLIADEPTTALDVTVQQGIIQLLKNLQQKRNMGVLFITHDLELVRSVADRVLVMYRGRLLEEGPVPGVLDAPRHPYTKALLACRPGHTPKGQRLPVVEDFWREEGTAPPPMPPKTVPEPPKAKTIPLLRAEDLKVWFPGKNALFAKPHPPVKAVDGVSLTVHEGEILGLVGGSGSGKTTLGRALMRLVDPTGGKVFFRGEDLTVLGQRALRPYRRQAQIVFQDPYSALNPRMTIGRALGEVAGPGHVPGLLEQVRLPAAFAGRYPHECSGGQRQRAVIARALAVQPRFILFDESVSALDVSVQAQILNLIGDLKRELGFTAVFISHDPEVVRYLCDRVIAMKAGRIETD from the coding sequence ATGCCCCTTCTCCGCATCCAACACCTGCAGGCCACTTTCCCGGGCCAACCCCAACCGGCGCTGCAGGACATTTCCCTGGACATCGACCGGGGGGAATGGGTCGCCCTCGTCGGAGAATCGGGCTCGGGTAAGTCGGTGACCGCCCTGTCAGTCCTCGGTTTGATCCCGCAAGCGCGCTATCCCAGCGGGGCCATCCTGCTGGAGCGCCCAAGCGGCGGGGCCGCCGCCGGGGCCGACCCGCAAGTGCAGGCGCCCACCGGGGCCCCGCCCACCCTGGACCTCCTCCACGCCGCCCCCGACACCCTCCGCCATATCCGCGGCCGCGAAGTCTCGATGATCTTCCAGGAACCCATGACCTCCCTCAACCCCGTCTTCACCTGCGGCTTCCAGATCGCCGAAACGCTCCGCACCCACCTGGGCCTCACCGCGCGGGAAGCCAAAGAACGGGCCCGCGAAGCCCTGGCAGATGTCTTGCTTCAGGATGTCCTATACGACCGCTACCCCCACCAGCTCAGCGGTGGTCAGAAACAAAGGGTCATGATCGCCATGGCGATTTGCTGCCGCCCCGCGCTGCTCATCGCCGACGAACCCACGACCGCCCTGGATGTTACCGTCCAGCAGGGGATTATCCAGCTCCTAAAAAATTTACAGCAAAAAAGGAACATGGGTGTCCTTTTTATCACCCACGACCTGGAGCTCGTCCGCTCGGTCGCGGACCGTGTCCTCGTGATGTACCGGGGTCGCCTCCTGGAAGAGGGACCCGTGCCGGGGGTACTGGACGCGCCGCGGCACCCGTATACAAAGGCGTTGCTGGCCTGCCGGCCCGGCCATACGCCCAAGGGACAACGGTTACCCGTGGTGGAAGATTTCTGGCGGGAGGAGGGGACGGCTCCGCCCCCCATGCCGCCGAAGACCGTTCCCGAACCGCCAAAGGCAAAGACGATCCCCTTGCTTCGGGCAGAGGACCTAAAAGTCTGGTTTCCAGGAAAAAACGCATTATTTGCCAAGCCACATCCGCCCGTAAAGGCGGTAGACGGCGTCAGCCTGACGGTCCACGAGGGCGAAATCCTGGGCCTTGTCGGAGGGTCCGGTTCGGGAAAAACAACCCTCGGACGGGCCCTCATGCGACTGGTCGATCCCACCGGGGGAAAAGTCTTCTTCCGCGGCGAGGACCTGACCGTCCTGGGGCAAAGGGCACTAAGACCCTACAGGCGTCAGGCTCAGATCGTTTTCCAGGATCCCTATTCCGCACTGAATCCCCGGATGACCATTGGCCGGGCTTTAGGAGAGGTCGCCGGCCCGGGGCATGTGCCGGGGCTTCTCGAACAGGTGCGTCTGCCGGCCGCTTTTGCCGGGCGCTACCCCCACGAATGCTCCGGTGGGCAACGACAACGCGCGGTGATCGCGCGGGCGCTGGCCGTGCAACCGCGTTTTATCCTTTTTGACGAATCCGTGTCTGCCCTGGATGTCAGCGTACAGGCACAAATACTCAACCTGATCGGTGATCTGAAACGGGAGCTGGGGTTTACGGCGGTCTTTATCTCCCACGACCCGGAGGTGGTCCGTTACCTCTGCGACAGGGTCATCGCGATGAAGGCGGGGCGGATCGAAACGGATTAG